AAACCCAAATGGGACAGCACAAGAACGAAATCAACCTGTTCCTTTAGTTGCGTTACCGATTGGGCCACGGCCTTAAATGGGTCCTTAATCTGCCAGCCCAGTTGCTCGTAGAAACGGGTGAAGTTAACAGTCGTTCCAATCACCCCCACATTAAAACAACCAAGTGTGGCCACATCGTAAGGTAAGCACCAAGACGGACGGCTGCCCTCAGATTCAAACAGATTGTTAATCAACACTTTAAACCGGGCATCCTGGTACAAGGAAGATAATTGCTCATAATCGAACGTGATACCTTCATTATTACCAATGGTAACATAATCATAGGCTAATTGATTCAATAAGGCAACATTCGCTTTGCCACAGGTCCCTTCGGTAATAAAATGGGACCGGTCCAGATGATCACCGATGTCAACCAATAGATACGGCTCCTTGTTCAGGCGTCGTGCTTCGGTTAGCTGTTTTATTTTTGACGCTACTTTAGGCCAGTTTTCAAAATGACTATGTAAATCATGGGTAAAAATCACTTCAAACACAAAGCGTTCGATCCCCATTCCCCCCTTATCCCACAATCCCTTGCCAGATCAAGCGGATACCGATCACTATCAGCAGAATCCTTAAAATCAAGACAATCCAATTGGCATGAAGTTTAGTTGAAATCCAGGGACCCAGCCGTCCGCCAACCCAGGCCCCTGGGGCTAAGGCCAGAACATACCACCAGTTAATATTGCCATAGTAAAGATGTGTGAAGCTGCCTATGATCGAAGAGAGTAAAATAATGAACATAGAGGTCGCTGTAGCGACATGGGGCGGAAAATGAAACAATAAAATCATCATACTTATAATAAAAGCACCGCCTCCAAGACCAAATAAACCGGTTAAGATCCCGACTAAAAAAGAGACGATCAGCCCGATGCCGCGGTGATATCCATAGCGATACTCCTCACCCGTTCTTGGATCTATGTAACGCTTCGTCACACTCCAAGAAATTTCCTTCTTCTTTTTTAATCTACCCCTGAGCATCAGCATAAATGACATAAAAATCATAAAAAGGCCGCAAACAATTGCAAAACGATCGACTTCCATCCTTTGATTAATCATAGCTCCCGCAATGGCGCCTGGTCCGCTGGCCAGGAAAAAAAGCAGTCCGCACTGCACCTCCACTCGTTTTTGCTTGAGATAGGATAAGGTAGATGAGAGGGCGGTGACAATAATAACGATCAAAGAGGTGCCTACCGCAACCTGGTGGCTGACATCAAGCCAGCCAATTAATCCCAGATACAAAAGGACGGGAACCAGTATCACCCCTCCGCCCAGGCCGACCAAACTGCCAATAGTGGCCGCCGTAAGACCTAATAGCATTAAGGACAAAAAAACTGAAATCACTCATATCACTCCAAATACCCAAATTAAAGTCACTTTTGATAATTTAATTATAAACAAAAAAGACACCTTCCGCTCTTCATAGTTCTTAATCACTTTATCATTGGTGAAAGGAAGGTGCCTTTTATCAGAGACATTATCCTGTTGAAGCTTGTTTTTCAGCCCGTTCAACTGATTCGGCCAAAAGATCAACAATATGCACCACTTTTACCGAGTTCTG
The Caldalkalibacillus uzonensis genome window above contains:
- a CDS encoding sulfite exporter TauE/SafE family protein, which codes for MLLGLTAATIGSLVGLGGGVILVPVLLYLGLIGWLDVSHQVAVGTSLIVIIVTALSSTLSYLKQKRVEVQCGLLFFLASGPGAIAGAMINQRMEVDRFAIVCGLFMIFMSFMLMLRGRLKKKKEISWSVTKRYIDPRTGEEYRYGYHRGIGLIVSFLVGILTGLFGLGGGAFIISMMILLFHFPPHVATATSMFIILLSSIIGSFTHLYYGNINWWYVLALAPGAWVGGRLGPWISTKLHANWIVLILRILLIVIGIRLIWQGIVG